One part of the Halopenitus persicus genome encodes these proteins:
- the glmU gene encoding bifunctional sugar-1-phosphate nucleotidylyltransferase/acetyltransferase: protein MYGVVLAAGRGTRMRPLTDRRPKPLLPVGDRSLLAGVLDACRPVVDEFVIVTGYRGAAIEDAIGDSYAGAPVNYVEQADPAGTAHAVLQAKDVVDDDFLVVNGDVVIEESLPRSLAEADGTAIAVTEVEDPRSYGVVSLADGGAAADATTDAAATDAAATDAAATAATDGNAGSEHPTLETIVEKPADPPTNLANVGCYAFEADAFDALEATGESERGEFELTETLERLLAGGTAISVVEYDGRWLDVGRPWELLEATEAVLEDLEGRVDGEVAADATLEGAVVVEAGARVRSGVTIEGPAIVRSGAEVGPNAYVRGSTVIGPDARIGHAVEVKNSVVMADTAIGHLSYVGDSVIDRQVNFGAGTVVANLRHDDATVRMTVKGERVDTGRRKFGVVLGEGVKTGIDTNLNAGVVFGVEETTAPGETVTRDRR from the coding sequence ATGTACGGCGTCGTGCTTGCGGCCGGCCGCGGGACTCGAATGCGACCACTGACCGACCGGCGTCCAAAGCCCTTGCTCCCGGTCGGCGATCGGTCGCTGCTTGCGGGCGTGTTGGACGCCTGTCGGCCGGTCGTCGACGAGTTCGTGATCGTGACCGGCTACCGCGGGGCGGCCATCGAGGACGCGATCGGCGACAGCTACGCGGGCGCGCCCGTCAACTACGTCGAGCAGGCTGACCCGGCAGGCACCGCGCACGCGGTCCTGCAGGCGAAGGACGTCGTCGACGACGACTTCCTCGTCGTCAACGGCGACGTGGTGATCGAGGAGTCGCTCCCCCGATCCCTGGCCGAGGCGGACGGGACCGCGATCGCGGTCACCGAGGTCGAGGACCCGCGATCGTACGGCGTGGTCTCCCTGGCGGACGGCGGTGCGGCGGCCGACGCCACGACCGACGCCGCCGCGACCGACGCCGCCGCGACCGACGCCGCCGCGACCGCCGCGACCGACGGGAACGCCGGATCCGAGCACCCGACCCTCGAGACGATCGTCGAGAAGCCGGCCGACCCGCCGACGAACCTGGCGAACGTGGGCTGTTACGCCTTCGAGGCGGACGCCTTCGACGCGCTCGAGGCGACCGGCGAGAGCGAGCGCGGCGAGTTCGAGCTGACCGAGACGCTCGAGCGCCTGCTCGCGGGCGGGACCGCGATCTCGGTCGTCGAGTACGACGGCCGGTGGCTCGACGTCGGGCGCCCCTGGGAGCTGCTCGAGGCCACCGAGGCGGTTCTCGAGGACCTTGAGGGTCGCGTCGACGGCGAGGTGGCTGCCGACGCGACCCTCGAGGGGGCAGTCGTCGTCGAGGCCGGCGCCCGCGTCCGCTCGGGCGTGACGATCGAGGGGCCGGCGATCGTCCGGTCCGGCGCCGAGGTCGGCCCGAACGCCTACGTCCGCGGGTCGACCGTGATCGGACCCGACGCCCGTATCGGCCACGCGGTCGAGGTGAAGAACTCGGTGGTGATGGCCGACACCGCGATCGGCCACCTCTCGTACGTCGGCGACTCCGTGATCGACCGGCAGGTGAACTTCGGCGCCGGAACGGTCGTCGCGAACCTGCGTCACGACGACGCGACGGTTCGGATGACCGTCAAGGGCGAGCGCGTCGACACCGGCCGGCGGAAGTTCGGCGTCGTCCTCGGCGAGGGCGTCAAGACCGGGATCGACACGAACCTGAACGCCGGCGTCGTGTTCGGCGTCGAGGAGACCACCGCCCCCGGCGAGACCGTGACTCGCGATAGGCGGTAG
- a CDS encoding sugar phosphate nucleotidyltransferase: protein MTDDSVTAVVLAAGEGRRLEPLTNRRPKPMLPVATRPILEYVIDAIRGAGIDRIVLVVGYRQERIRNHFGDGDDWGVDVEYVEQANQLGTGHALLQAEPAVGDRFVVLNGDRIVDADVVNRVREATRDGDAPVMTVTDVDQPREYGVVTLDGADRVTGIAEKPEAPVTTSRINAGVYGFTADVFDAIRETSPTGELALTDTLDRIADENSITAIGYRGRWLDVSYLWDLCRVNASLVGADERPADDASGQTAAADAESTPGVADDVVVGADVRLGRNAVVGGGTALGENVTVGPNAVVEGSVVFPDAVIEAGAVVRDAVVAGNARVGANATIAGGRATVVVDGTVHADVTLGGVVGDNATVGGGATLVPGTVLGDASRIDPGAVVSGTIEPDAVVRRG, encoded by the coding sequence ATGACCGACGACTCCGTGACCGCCGTGGTGTTGGCGGCCGGCGAGGGGCGGCGCCTGGAGCCGCTCACGAATCGGCGGCCGAAGCCGATGCTGCCCGTGGCCACCCGACCGATCCTCGAGTACGTGATCGACGCGATCCGCGGCGCCGGCATCGACCGGATCGTGCTGGTGGTGGGGTACCGCCAGGAGCGCATCCGGAACCACTTCGGCGACGGCGACGACTGGGGCGTGGACGTCGAATACGTCGAACAGGCCAACCAGCTCGGCACCGGCCACGCCCTCCTCCAGGCCGAGCCCGCCGTCGGCGACCGGTTCGTCGTGCTGAACGGCGACCGGATCGTCGATGCCGACGTCGTCAACCGCGTCCGCGAGGCGACCCGCGACGGGGACGCGCCCGTGATGACGGTGACCGACGTCGACCAGCCCCGCGAGTACGGCGTCGTCACCCTCGACGGCGCGGACCGCGTCACCGGGATCGCAGAGAAGCCCGAGGCTCCCGTCACCACGAGCCGTATCAACGCGGGCGTCTACGGCTTCACGGCGGACGTCTTCGACGCGATCCGTGAAACCTCGCCCACGGGCGAACTCGCGCTCACCGACACGCTCGACCGGATCGCGGACGAGAACTCGATCACGGCGATCGGCTACCGCGGGCGATGGCTCGACGTCTCGTACCTCTGGGACCTGTGCCGGGTCAACGCCTCCCTCGTCGGTGCCGACGAGCGGCCGGCGGACGACGCGAGCGGGCAGACAGCGGCGGCGGACGCCGAGTCCACCCCCGGAGTCGCCGACGACGTGGTCGTGGGTGCGGACGTCCGCCTCGGCCGGAACGCGGTCGTCGGCGGCGGAACCGCCCTCGGCGAGAACGTCACCGTGGGCCCGAACGCGGTCGTGGAGGGGTCGGTCGTGTTCCCGGACGCGGTCATCGAGGCCGGCGCGGTGGTTCGCGACGCGGTCGTCGCCGGAAACGCACGCGTCGGCGCCAACGCCACGATCGCGGGCGGCCGGGCGACCGTGGTCGTCGACGGGACGGTCCACGCGGACGTCACGCTCGGCGGCGTCGTGGGGGACAACGCGACCGTCGGCGGCGGCGCGACGCTCGTCCCCGGCACGGTCCTCGGGGACGCCTCGCGGATCGATCCGGGAGCTGTCGTGAGCGGGACGATCGAGCCGGACGCGGTCGTTCGGAGGGGGTAA
- a CDS encoding type II toxin-antitoxin system VapC family toxin, translating to MTICLDTDVLYADHDLDASRHRAATTALEAVFDGAFGQPYISDYIYDEAVTLTLKRGGSFTPAKHLGAKLRGAESYPDVYDVLHVSRAVFEDAVDVFERYDDRALSFTDATTIALCRRHDIDAVMSFDDDFDGLVDRVAPQTVD from the coding sequence ATGACGATCTGCCTCGATACCGACGTGCTGTACGCGGACCACGACCTCGACGCATCGCGACACAGGGCAGCGACCACCGCGCTGGAGGCGGTGTTTGACGGTGCGTTCGGACAGCCGTACATCAGCGACTACATCTATGACGAGGCGGTGACGCTCACGCTGAAACGGGGCGGGTCGTTCACGCCGGCGAAACACCTCGGAGCGAAACTCCGCGGCGCGGAATCGTACCCGGACGTATACGACGTTCTGCACGTTTCACGGGCGGTCTTCGAGGACGCGGTCGACGTCTTCGAGCGGTACGACGATCGGGCGTTGAGTTTCACGGACGCGACGACGATCGCGCTCTGCCGACGGCACGATATCGACGCCGTGATGAGCTTCGACGACGATTTTGATGGCCTCGTGGACCGCGTCGCGCCACAAACCGTGGACTGA
- a CDS encoding NAD-dependent epimerase/dehydratase family protein — MNGKRVLVTGGAGFIGSNLANHLAGENDVVAIDDLYLGTPENLAADVEFHETSVLDDDLPTADVDVVYHLAALSSYTMHEEDPAEGARVNVEGFVNTVEQAREDGCETVVYASTSSIYGDRTEPSPETMAVEARTGYEASKLARERYAEYFHNHYGMQLAGLRFFSVYQGFGGNEEHKGEYANTVAQFADAIANGERPELFGDGSQTRDFTHVDDVVQACELAAEHRLQGIYNVGTGESYSFNEMVALINEALGTDVEPKYIENPLDVYVHDTMAETERIEEATGWEPEIGFEEGVEKVCEGYSQY; from the coding sequence ATGAATGGGAAACGGGTCCTCGTCACCGGCGGGGCGGGATTCATCGGGTCGAACCTCGCGAACCACCTTGCGGGCGAGAACGACGTCGTCGCGATCGACGATCTGTATCTCGGGACGCCGGAGAACCTCGCGGCGGACGTCGAGTTCCACGAGACGAGCGTGCTCGATGACGACCTGCCGACCGCGGACGTCGACGTCGTCTACCACCTCGCGGCGTTGTCCTCCTACACGATGCACGAGGAGGATCCGGCCGAGGGCGCACGCGTCAACGTCGAGGGGTTCGTGAACACGGTCGAGCAGGCTCGCGAGGATGGGTGTGAGACGGTCGTCTACGCGTCGACGTCCTCGATCTACGGCGACCGGACCGAGCCCTCGCCGGAAACGATGGCCGTGGAGGCCCGGACGGGCTACGAAGCGTCGAAACTCGCCCGGGAGCGGTACGCCGAGTACTTCCACAACCACTACGGGATGCAGCTGGCCGGGCTGCGGTTCTTCTCGGTGTATCAGGGGTTCGGCGGCAACGAGGAACACAAGGGCGAGTACGCGAACACGGTCGCGCAGTTCGCGGACGCCATCGCGAACGGCGAGCGCCCGGAGCTGTTCGGCGACGGGTCACAGACGCGGGACTTCACCCACGTCGACGACGTGGTTCAGGCCTGCGAGCTCGCCGCCGAGCACCGGTTGCAGGGGATCTACAACGTCGGGACCGGCGAGAGCTACTCGTTCAACGAGATGGTCGCGCTGATCAACGAGGCGTTGGGGACCGACGTCGAGCCGAAATACATCGAGAATCCCCTCGACGTGTACGTCCACGACACGATGGCGGAGACGGAGCGGATCGAGGAGGCAACCGGCTGGGAGCCCGAGATCGGGTTCGAGGAGGGGGTTGAGAAGGTGTGTGAGGGGTACAGTCAATATTAG
- a CDS encoding phosphoadenosine phosphosulfate reductase family protein: MSSEFPEDVDVEYDDGEGESPDDYPSLQHKIEKAIEVTKRGLEQYENPAVMWTGGKDSTLTLYFINEVAEEYGYEKPTAVFIDHFQHFDEITDFVEYWADEWDIDVVYARNEDVGEYVDANGLEPGDDVPIAALNEQNQHHVRDILEYEEDEFPFLLDTYVGNHLLKTVALNNALEEHGIDGVISGVRWDEQEARADETFFSPRHDPDIYPPHDRIQPILQFAERDVWDAFWYYVVPDSVEGFPEDGYVPESAADLPDGIEQDDVPISPKYFAGFRSLGSEVSTEKTTGEPAWLQDLENTTERAGRAQDKEDLMERLRDLGYM, translated from the coding sequence ATGTCGTCGGAGTTTCCGGAGGACGTCGACGTCGAGTACGATGACGGCGAAGGGGAGTCGCCCGATGACTACCCGTCGCTGCAGCACAAGATCGAGAAGGCGATCGAGGTGACCAAGCGAGGCCTCGAGCAGTACGAGAACCCCGCCGTGATGTGGACCGGCGGCAAGGACTCCACGCTGACGCTCTATTTCATCAACGAGGTCGCCGAGGAGTACGGCTACGAGAAGCCGACGGCGGTCTTCATCGACCACTTCCAGCACTTCGACGAGATCACCGACTTCGTCGAGTACTGGGCCGACGAGTGGGACATCGACGTCGTCTACGCGCGCAACGAGGACGTCGGCGAGTACGTCGACGCGAACGGCCTCGAGCCCGGCGACGACGTCCCGATCGCGGCGCTGAACGAGCAGAACCAGCACCACGTTCGCGACATCCTCGAGTACGAGGAGGACGAGTTCCCGTTCCTGCTCGACACCTACGTCGGCAACCACCTGCTGAAGACGGTCGCGCTCAACAACGCCCTCGAGGAGCACGGCATCGACGGCGTCATCTCCGGCGTCCGCTGGGACGAACAGGAGGCCCGCGCCGACGAGACGTTCTTCTCGCCGCGCCACGACCCCGACATCTACCCGCCCCACGACCGGATCCAACCCATCCTCCAGTTCGCCGAGCGCGACGTCTGGGACGCGTTCTGGTACTACGTCGTGCCCGACTCCGTCGAGGGCTTCCCGGAGGACGGCTACGTGCCCGAGTCCGCCGCGGACCTCCCGGACGGGATCGAGCAGGACGACGTGCCCATCTCGCCGAAGTACTTCGCCGGCTTCCGGTCGCTGGGCAGCGAGGTCTCCACCGAGAAGACGACCGGCGAGCCCGCCTGGCTGCAGGACCTGGAGAACACGACCGAGCGCGCGGGCCGCGCCCAGGACAAGGAGGACCTGATGGAGCGCCTGCGCGACCTCGGCTATATGTAG
- a CDS encoding alkaline phosphatase family protein produces MGLFDKLRGGSDDRVVFLGIDGVPYELIDDHPDVFENLHAIAEEGASGQIESIVPPESSACWPSLTTGQNPGNTGVYGFQDRERGSYDTYVPMGSHVEATRLWDLATEDGLDATVLNVPVTFPPSSRIQRQVSGFLSPSIEKAASDDEVRRTLERYDYAIDADAKLGHDDDKTAFIENAHDTLEGRRRVFEHYVDEDDWDLFFGVFMTPDRVNHFLFGDYATDGEYAAAFLEFYRELDAAIGAIRDRLDDDTELVVASDHGFTREEYEVDINRWLEAEGWLSYAADADDPDGLADIADDARAYSLIPGRLFLNLEGREPRGSVAEADYEDVREELIADLESLEGPDGRPVCDRIVTGEDAFSGDHTEIAPDLVVVPADGFDLKAGFGSDTDVFSTGPRNGMHKFGNASLFTTDADVTVGDDVNLFDVAPTILDQLDVDADRSAFDGESLRAD; encoded by the coding sequence ATGGGTCTGTTCGACAAGCTTCGCGGCGGCTCCGACGATCGCGTCGTCTTCCTCGGGATCGACGGGGTCCCCTACGAGTTGATCGACGATCACCCGGACGTCTTCGAGAACCTCCACGCCATCGCCGAGGAGGGCGCGTCGGGGCAGATCGAGAGCATCGTCCCGCCGGAGTCGAGCGCGTGCTGGCCGAGCCTCACCACCGGCCAGAACCCCGGGAATACCGGGGTGTACGGTTTCCAGGACCGCGAGCGGGGCTCCTACGACACCTACGTTCCGATGGGGAGCCACGTCGAGGCGACCCGGCTGTGGGACCTCGCGACCGAGGACGGCCTGGACGCGACCGTCCTGAACGTGCCCGTGACGTTCCCGCCCTCGAGCCGGATCCAGCGGCAGGTCTCGGGCTTCCTCTCGCCGTCGATCGAGAAGGCCGCGAGCGACGACGAGGTCCGCCGGACGCTCGAGCGGTACGACTACGCGATCGACGCCGACGCGAAGCTCGGCCACGACGACGACAAGACCGCCTTCATCGAGAACGCCCACGACACCCTCGAGGGGCGGCGGAGGGTCTTCGAACACTACGTCGACGAGGACGACTGGGACCTCTTCTTCGGGGTCTTCATGACGCCCGACCGGGTCAACCACTTCCTGTTCGGCGACTACGCGACCGACGGCGAGTACGCCGCGGCGTTCCTGGAGTTCTACCGCGAGCTCGACGCCGCGATCGGCGCGATCCGCGACCGACTCGACGACGACACCGAGCTCGTGGTCGCCTCCGACCACGGCTTCACCCGCGAGGAGTACGAGGTGGACATCAACCGATGGCTCGAGGCGGAAGGCTGGCTCTCGTACGCGGCGGACGCCGACGATCCGGACGGGCTCGCGGACATCGCGGACGACGCGCGCGCCTACTCGCTCATCCCCGGCCGGCTGTTCCTCAACCTCGAGGGGCGCGAGCCCCGCGGCAGCGTCGCCGAGGCCGACTACGAGGACGTCCGCGAGGAGCTGATCGCCGACCTCGAGTCCCTGGAGGGCCCCGACGGCCGGCCCGTCTGCGACCGGATCGTGACGGGCGAGGACGCCTTCTCGGGCGACCACACCGAGATCGCGCCCGACCTCGTGGTCGTCCCCGCGGACGGGTTCGATTTAAAAGCCGGCTTCGGGAGCGACACGGACGTCTTCAGCACGGGCCCCCGAAACGGGATGCACAAGTTCGGCAACGCCAGCCTGTTCACGACCGACGCGGACGTGACGGTCGGCGACGACGTGAACCTCTTCGACGTCGCCCCGACCATCCTCGACCAGCTCGACGTCGACGCCGACCGCTCGGCCTTCGACGGCGAGTCGCTGCGCGCGGACTGA